Genomic DNA from Lycorma delicatula isolate Av1 chromosome 5, ASM4794821v1, whole genome shotgun sequence:
TAAGTAGCGGGTGACagcgtcttggccttttatccggagatcccggattcgaatcccgtcAGGCCAGacattttttacacgctacaaaattcctttTCCATATCCCACTGACAACCTTCAAGCTTATTTGGCgaaatcatcaagaaaaaaaaattaacttaagtgaaaatttcataacattatcTCAGAGAAATGTATGTCAGAGTTTTAAGATACTACATTCATGAATCTACGATTTTATTTGAAGGATTCCTCAAGATCAACCGTTTGGTCCGTGGTTAATAGTGGTTGACGTtgtcaacaaatttttcttaagcGGACTGAAAGTTTCCTTTTAGAGTTTTCGAGAGTAACACTGAAAAtccaataatttttcaacagttcgCTCAAAAACAACAAAGCATGCTTACTTCAATAAATCTGTCccgaattttttctgttttactaatTTCTTATGCTAATGAACAGTTTTACTGCATcaattctataatattatatgtaaattaacacTACCTGTTGTACTAATAGtttcattattaacaattattattcattaacagTAATTGTTatagactattatttatttttcgcaAATATTCggaaaaactcaaaaaatctgatttttccaCCTATGTTCAATCAATCAGTCATCTATTCTTACGCTTCTTAAACTTCTAACTGAAATCCAGTTTGAGCTACTTCCAGTTTACTGagaaaataaacatgaatatttagtattcataaattacagataaattttcggaactaaaattattcaactttttaaacgaaatttctaattaagatttgaactagtaacaatttttaaaatcttaaaagatttccaatcctattttcaaaataaacgaTTTTCATGTAGTTATTATGATAAAcggtatatataattataaaataaaaatatgacgagtaaaaattaggaatttttttaataaattgattttttgtaactgtcaaatatttttaccttCAAAAAACATAATGGaaggtattttgttaaaaataattagataaaagtcCAAAATGGAATTTTACTAGTAAATCATGTGCAAAGTAgacaattgttaaataataatggtgttattgatttacaaaaataaaattaaaacaaaaagtaactaatttaaattataaagaagtacaaataaatattttccacgtatcatttcataaatactagtatataaaccaaataatttatttaaaaataaaaattcataagtaaTTATACTATGATTATAATCCACTGTCTTTACTGCCGCGATATTGGagaagcaaataatttttagttacactacactttacataaataatctttataagcTATAGAATATACGGTAAAATTTAAGTTGCATATATCATAAACTTAGACATTTTCAAAACAAACTACAAGGTACTAAAGGAAAATCATAAATTAGTCAATTTGTAAATCCTAAACAATTCacataaaaccaataaataaccTATGTCATTCGGAGGTCtgtattccatttaaaaaatcggtttatatctttattaaaattgatttattttagcataaattacaatttatttaacgtttcagttctttctatttttaattctacgTTTAATAGTAGAAAGTTAAATTATAGTGGGATGAATTCTAAATTCagtaactataaatataaataagatctaaaatatattaatataaataagaagaataaaaataaatacgatctCTTTGCTCTCCCTACTAAGCTTGGCAtggatgcttattatttttaaaaaattgttgacattTTCGGAAGTAGAGTTGCACTTCATTTCAGGAAAACTACACCATAACTATGATCGCACTTAACAtgcataaatatgatttaaatagtttttatttttttttttagtgtgctgCACTCTAGGCCTATATAATTAAACagtgttttaatattatgtaatccATATCCAGatcagattaaaaaagaaaaatgttattttttttaataataaattccgaACATTTTTTAACCTTCCatcaaatattaaacttattttattataatattaataatataagtcaCAAAGTATTTTTATGCTAGAAAAATCAAACACAAtgcttttattatatatagactatttatttaatttttttttaatagtgtattattattattttaaataatgaggcAAACAGATTTGACTATTAGGAAGTTATAATAATTCTTCCATATTAATTGAggaatgttttaaaatgattaaaaaaaaccctcACGATTCTTCATATACTGATATATTACATCTTGTTCGATGCAACTTCAGTAATCTGTATATCTGTAGGAATTAAATCCTACACCGTTGACTTTTGTCACTGGCTTGGCCATGCGGGTTGACATGTCGGTGTTTGTGTTATATacatatgataataattataattttgtggttCTGGTGGTGGTGGATGTCCAGCAAGAATATCGGACACAGTATGAGAACTCGGCCAGTGCGGTTGCCCTTGTGTCGGTGAACTATTTACTATCGAACTACTGACGGAAACGACTTTGGAACATGGTCTCGGATGAGTGGCCGCATAAGGATACGTCGGGTATATTGAATAAGGGTGATGCGCCGCgtggtggtgatgatgatgatggtgatgtgAAAGAAGTGTTCCGATTTTATTTCTCAGAATGCGGCTTATCGAGCTGACGCTAGGTACGTTGTATTTATCGCATACGCCATCCGATAATAAACGATCCCGTATTTCCCATGCAAATATTCCCGGATCTTTTTGTTTGagttgttttatgtaattaacgACCTTTGGTGTAGTAACTCTTGGTTTACTACCTCCGATCGCACCGGGAAGAATCGATCCCGTTTCGTTATATCTTGCCAAAATTTTTGATACGCATCCGTGCGATACGCGTAACTGTCGTGATATATCACAAGGCCTTATACCCAGTTGAGCTAATTCAACGATTCTCATACGAACTGCGTTTGGAAGCGGTCGTCCGTTTACAAAAACGCCACCGAGCTGATTGACTTCTCCATATTGCTGAGCAGCTGTCGCTTGCCCTTGAGACCCTGAAACAATACAAccaactataatttaattaacataaaactctcttgtatatatatatacaaattatttattatataattaaagtaataattcttttatttttactaataacctCCTCTGATTATTCTACCGGTTgactagtaaaaataatgatgatggtACTATTCAGAAATGAACcctgaaaattaaatagaattcgGACTCGGCAGAATTTTACTTTACGGAAACTCAATGGCAAACATATTTCAACTCGTTCTATTTCTCAAATGAAAAAAGCAATTTcctagttaataataaatgatgagGTCAAAAATAAACATTGTGTAATGATTGGGTAATGCTGTTCTTCACAGACGGTTGCTTTTTTGTTTAATCGTGGCTTACACCAGTAGAATTACTCTTCAAAAAAGCTTTGGTAATTATTTGTACTTCAATCGATTACTTTCAGAGGACCACCAACATTTTTAGGGCTGGCGAAGGGTTTTGTTTTGTAAGGAATCTACTCgtatataggaaaaaataaatttttaagtatggaAAGATATATTTCATCTGTTCTACGCAAAatagttaaacattatatttttatcattctggACAAAGATAGCCTTTCCCCCAAGAAACTGTGCACGAGAGGATGTTCACAACCTGCATAGGCCCTGTGAACTCCTTTCTTTAAGGTCGTTGCCTCGATTCGCGCTACCTCTGTGGGCAGGCTCTTCCTTCACAATCCACCTCTTCCGCTTGCCATTATCTCTTTTCTTCCCTGTTAATTTTCAGTGTGTTTTTTGCCTGATGTCTActgcatttattttaaagttgtagGGGTATTGATTTACTACGATATTGGTTGTCTGTAGTTTAATGGGGATTATAGGTTTACATATATACctatttcctttttcctgttaACCTCTGGAAATtatcatcaggtattacttcagaggatgatatgtatgagtgtagtcttgtttagtctcaggtcgaccatttctgagaggtgtggttaattgaaacccaacaaccaaagaacaccggtatccacgacctagtattaaaatcaatataaaagtaactctttactaggacttgaacgctggaactctcgaattcgaaatcagctgatttgcgaagacgcattcccCACTAGATCAACGCGATGGGTAATAATGACTTACCCAGAGACATATTTCTTAACGGCGCTATACAGAAAGCCTTACCTAATCAGATTCTAACCAAGTAAAATTACGAGTAGATCTCCTAATctctcaaaaaattacaataaaaaatatatggtagTAGAGCAACCAATAATTTTATCAATCCttaaacaaaatcttttgtttcattgtaatattatGCGAAAATATTATggatatagtttatttataacataaatctgTTAACTACACTACGATGTCTTATAGAATACAGTTTTTCCGGCTAGTACAACTAGAAAAGTAACCATTAATAGTGTATTTTTCTGACGGAAGGAAAGGGAACTACCAGCAATTTTAAACTGtttggtttaaacgttttaccaTTTAGAGAGAAACATTGTTAAAGATGGTAGTAGATGTAGCGGAATACTTTCTGAAAGTAATGCATGTATATTCTACAAATACATTAGGATATTACAGtttatcaaaagttttaatataattaaaaataaagtcgaACATTTTCTTCAAATGCTAACGTGTAAAATGTGCAGGGTTGTTatccaaaattaatatattcatataaatataaatgtattaacatatacatacataaatatatatgtaggctacatattattaaatgcaatctatagtatattaataaaacaaagcttgttaaatacagaaattttaatgaacAGATACGAGATTATATAATCCattgttatttgttatattacgaaatctaaataaaatatatttctattattaatatatggatctgttcattaaattttgtaatttaaatatatctactaatctaactaattattaaaaaatatatttgcaatttaataaacagctcaccgggctggtctactggactcaccgggttggtttaatggtgaacggatcttcccaaatcagctgatttggaagtcgagagttccagcgttcaagccctagtaaagtcagttatttttacacggatttgaatactagatcgtggataccggtgttctttggtggttgggtttcaattaaccacacatctcagaaatggtcgaactgagactgtacaagactacaattcatttacactcaccctcattcctctgaagtattatctgaaaggtaattaccggaggctaaacagggaaatgAAAGTAAGGGCTGGTCTACTGGATAACTCAAAAATCAGTTGTTCTGACTTCGTAAATaagctgtttaacagctgattacGAAGTATGTGACGacgattctgaggttcaaatcctagtaaaagttagtcgcttttacacgaatttgaataccaaACAGTGAATATGGTGTACTTTCGTAGtcgaggttcaattaaccacacgtctcactACTGGTCAGCCCGAGTCTgaacacgactacacttcatttacgtgccatacatatcatcctcatctcactgggccgtGAGTAgggattgtttatttttcactagttgatCAGGTTGCAAGGTACgcataagcaaaataaaaaaagtaaataaataaaataatttaatgaactacacgataataaattttgaaatatattttccattctgttgataaatataattataattttataaatttataaacagtttttttaaatttttgttttaaaaatatttattatattgaaaaaaaaatcaataccatGCCATAACTGGGTGAGGAGATaccaatagatttttaaaaagatttaccaCCGATGAAATAATCGTTAATTCGATCTAAAATTTGATAAGATAAAAAGCCTAAAGGATACATTTAAACCGCTATacgttaattacattattataaatggtTTATCGAAGTATTATGAAGCTTACACAAAAAAGGAAGTAAgaatgagaagaaggtgtttattagttgATGAGATAGGCTTAGTGAATGGAAGAAAAGGATTAGGAaaaaagagatttcaaatgatggacgGGATTACGggaaagggaaaatatgctgaaacaaaaaGGTGGAGAGCTGTAGCCATGACAGGACCTATCCTAACGGGAGAAAACTCTgaatgtatgaataaaataatgtatgcgATATATCATTCGATCGTACTGAGAAAAAAccttagaaacaattttttgtttgaattctgaatttttataatgGATGGTGCAACCCTAAATATTCGAAATGAccgagaataatttttatttttattaaactattgttCTGTTTTAGTTGAGAAATTTACTTATGTGGTTTACAGTaacgtaataatattatgtaaatgattaaataatcttaaagacCGTTTTTTTAAGAACTCTGTGGAttagaaatgttattaaaaattcttttaatcatacaataatttttaagttcataatctcacaattattcattattatatcttccatttcaaaagtttttaaaattaaaacagacaagttattgttattaagaaaataggttttttcctaaaatatattaatagaactTACAATTAATAGTATTACTAATACTGTAACCAATTAAAACACTAACACATTCTTGCAAaacttttatcagtttatttaataatatttaaatatttaggttatAGGCTAATTTTATATcgttagaaatttaattaaatcatcaactttccatattattatgaaaataatatgtattgttctataaatagttttaaaaagatttaatttcggttaaaaagtttttttatatataaaacgttaCAGAATatctaattctattaa
This window encodes:
- the Poxm gene encoding paired box pox-meso isoform X3; translated protein: MDSGSQGQATAAQQYGEVNQLGGVFVNGRPLPNAVRMRIVELAQLGIRPCDISRQLRVSHGCVSKILARYNETGSILPGAIGGSKPRVTTPKVVNYIKQLKQKDPGIFAWEIRDRLLSDGVCDKYNVPSVSSISRILRNKIGTLLSHHHHHHHHHAAHHPYSIYPTYPYAATHPRPCSKVVSVSSSIVNSSPTQGQPHWPSSHTVSDILAGHPPPPEPQNYNYYHMYITQTPTCQPAWPSQ
- the Poxm gene encoding paired box pox-meso isoform X1, which encodes MRLCSESKSYLILVCRIYSLIKGSQGQATAAQQYGEVNQLGGVFVNGRPLPNAVRMRIVELAQLGIRPCDISRQLRVSHGCVSKILARYNETGSILPGAIGGSKPRVTTPKVVNYIKQLKQKDPGIFAWEIRDRLLSDGVCDKYNVPSVSSISRILRNKIGTLLSHHHHHHHHHAAHHPYSIYPTYPYAATHPRPCSKVVSVSSSIVNSSPTQGQPHWPSSHTVSDILAGHPPPPEPQNYNYYHMYITQTPTCQPAWPSQ
- the Poxm gene encoding paired box pox-meso isoform X2, encoding MDSVGCIVSGSQGQATAAQQYGEVNQLGGVFVNGRPLPNAVRMRIVELAQLGIRPCDISRQLRVSHGCVSKILARYNETGSILPGAIGGSKPRVTTPKVVNYIKQLKQKDPGIFAWEIRDRLLSDGVCDKYNVPSVSSISRILRNKIGTLLSHHHHHHHHHAAHHPYSIYPTYPYAATHPRPCSKVVSVSSSIVNSSPTQGQPHWPSSHTVSDILAGHPPPPEPQNYNYYHMYITQTPTCQPAWPSQ
- the Poxm gene encoding paired box pox-meso isoform X4, encoding MRIVELAQLGIRPCDISRQLRVSHGCVSKILARYNETGSILPGAIGGSKPRVTTPKVVNYIKQLKQKDPGIFAWEIRDRLLSDGVCDKYNVPSVSSISRILRNKIGTLLSHHHHHHHHHAAHHPYSIYPTYPYAATHPRPCSKVVSVSSSIVNSSPTQGQPHWPSSHTVSDILAGHPPPPEPQNYNYYHMYITQTPTCQPAWPSQ